In Terriglobus sp. TAA 43, a single window of DNA contains:
- a CDS encoding Ig-like domain repeat protein yields MFSGSSKTSRPRVATRLRSVLLPVMGALFSCLSIAGISAAQTVQHIPGTTPLTGSANLAVTLHPAAGTVTGVLVLTQGIPSKDFTDGGGSTCVAGPAAACTVNVLFKPTAPGRRPGAVVLVGSGNQVLAEQLIDGVGTGSLAVIQPGQAQLIAGNSLQPEYTSGEEGGPATAGHVNLPRGVLGTPAGDSYIADTLNNRIRYVDTIGRIHTYAGIGYASSEHDGALATTAGISSPAQLAMDGAGNLYFADTGNQAIRRVDAVTKIITTVAGTLATSGSSPDNVLATTGLLTAPYGVALDADGNIYIADTGNNLVRRVDASTGMMTIVAGTGVAGYANDGQPATTAQLNQPFGLAFDRDGALYIADKFNQAIRKLGSNGNLTTVAGVLNGAPGYTGDGGSALTATLNSPTAVAVDAVGNIYIADSQNNRIRRANVTTGKMETVVAYNAPIANNALQNADTVNLSTPYAIALDEQNNLYVTDDFNKRVFLIHSNKAQLKFPDMKVGKKSATPQILQMENDGTDTLTPSQIVLDQSALDVATTTCSTTTTVAAGTNCALGVLFAPTTITDVNNVNPVGTLTVKSDASNSPDVISLTGRVLSVEPTKVVLSSSKNPSGLGESVTFTAIVSETQASGLPTGTVTFYDGTTALGGDVTLDSNGIATFTTTSLTLGSHTINATYNGDNNNASSTDSVTQSVLQNTSTVVVSSSITAAVNQPVTFTATVSATTAVTSGTVTFYDGATAIGAGTVGSNSKASYTISTLTGGTHSITAKFVGDANNSASTSPAIQQITTKADATISAGANPTTITVGQSTTLTATVASPNGPAPTGTITFGNGVTILGSGSIDGSGTFSLPVATLPPGTDTITATYSGDDYTAGGRTTTVVTVNQLTTVTTLGSDGSPSNGGSAVTLTANVSMTPGQTAVGAITGTVTFYDGGSPLQTVPLTNGVATLSTTALTVATHSLTAKYNGNTNYDVSTSSVFTQVVQATSSSVALQVSANNILAGKSVTLTGTVTATGVVKPTGQITFLDGATTLNVVSIDGQGVAAISLSTLAVGIHSITATYSGDGNYAGFTSAPASVTVTLGTPTLTLNSSTLHTTYSTPITLSMNLTSNGVLQSNPQVKLLDNGGLLNTTTVNGAGNASFTTSALVVGTHTITAEFAGDQNNSAAQQSVTIVIDGATTNTVLTTTNASAGYGDTVTLRAAVNSGVANPTGNVTFQEGANVLGVASVSSGVASFNTNTLSVGQHNIVAVYSGDATHAGSTSAVLTESVFVQTRVSIASSANPGIGGASLTLTAGVSAAVSVNGLAARPSGIVTFLDGATNIGTGTLNADGTATLTFSTLAVGTHSLTAVYRGDSTFQGSTSSALSQVIRNAATQTVLSTSGSPSHYGNPVTFTANVTGESVIPTGNVKFMDGTAALGQVALNHGTATLTLTTLTPGMHTITASYAGDSNNSPSVSSAVTQQVTQIPQFTLVSSINPALTLDTPVLTATIKTGVAPVPTGSIRFLEGTTLLGTGVLDANGNASITAAAFAAGTHVITAQYAGDVATDASTSAALTEVVNLRATQTLLTSTAASVATNGVQSLVAVVKGTGPVAPTGIVTFYSGGKSIGSGRLDATGVATLNVQNTVVDGASLTAGYSGDSNYAPSTSAQVQLPPTNATNFTLSLTPSTLNVQSKKYAETYLVIKSLGGFSDTLSLGCLGLPWAATCTFEKQSVGLPADGQVKIKIVVDTGSPLTSGGESASSSMPMSKGPLLALLPAGALFVWLLRGKRRVPALLMLVLLTMLIPVTGCGTLNQSSTPAGSYTFSVSASSKSGVTLSLPVSLTVTQ; encoded by the coding sequence ATGTTTTCAGGTTCGTCGAAGACTTCGCGGCCTCGCGTGGCCACGCGTCTGCGCTCCGTTCTGCTGCCCGTTATGGGAGCCTTGTTTTCCTGCTTAAGCATCGCAGGAATTTCTGCCGCTCAAACTGTTCAACACATTCCCGGTACCACGCCGTTGACTGGAAGCGCGAACCTTGCGGTGACGCTGCATCCTGCAGCGGGTACTGTCACAGGTGTTCTTGTCCTGACGCAGGGCATTCCCAGTAAAGACTTCACCGATGGGGGCGGCAGCACCTGCGTTGCAGGACCAGCCGCGGCTTGTACGGTGAATGTTCTCTTCAAGCCAACGGCACCGGGACGTCGTCCGGGCGCTGTGGTGCTGGTGGGCAGCGGCAACCAGGTACTGGCGGAGCAGTTGATCGACGGCGTGGGCACGGGCTCACTTGCTGTCATCCAACCGGGGCAGGCGCAATTGATCGCTGGTAATAGCCTGCAGCCGGAATACACGAGCGGCGAAGAAGGCGGTCCTGCGACGGCTGGCCATGTCAATTTGCCACGCGGCGTTCTTGGTACGCCCGCGGGCGATTCCTACATTGCCGATACTTTGAACAACCGCATTCGGTATGTGGATACCATTGGCAGGATCCACACCTATGCCGGCATTGGTTACGCGTCGAGCGAACACGATGGTGCTTTGGCCACGACGGCTGGCATCAGTTCGCCTGCACAGCTCGCGATGGATGGCGCGGGCAATCTGTATTTTGCAGACACGGGCAACCAGGCGATTCGTCGCGTGGATGCGGTGACAAAGATCATCACAACTGTGGCAGGCACGCTGGCTACATCGGGATCGTCGCCAGACAACGTCCTGGCTACGACCGGACTCCTGACGGCTCCGTACGGCGTGGCACTCGATGCTGACGGCAACATCTACATTGCAGACACGGGTAACAACCTGGTGCGCCGCGTGGACGCGTCCACGGGCATGATGACGATTGTCGCGGGCACCGGTGTTGCCGGATATGCCAACGACGGCCAGCCCGCCACCACCGCGCAGTTGAATCAACCCTTCGGGCTGGCATTTGATCGCGATGGCGCTCTTTACATTGCTGACAAGTTCAACCAGGCCATTCGTAAGCTGGGATCCAACGGCAATCTGACCACCGTGGCGGGCGTCCTGAATGGAGCGCCCGGTTACACCGGCGATGGCGGTTCGGCGCTGACAGCTACGCTGAATTCTCCCACCGCAGTGGCCGTGGATGCCGTTGGCAATATCTATATTGCCGACTCGCAGAACAACCGCATCCGCCGTGCCAATGTGACGACGGGCAAGATGGAAACCGTCGTCGCCTACAACGCGCCTATTGCCAACAATGCCCTGCAGAACGCTGATACGGTTAATCTCTCCACGCCCTATGCGATTGCACTGGATGAACAGAACAATCTCTACGTTACCGACGACTTCAACAAGCGCGTATTCCTGATTCACAGCAACAAAGCGCAGCTGAAGTTCCCGGACATGAAGGTGGGCAAAAAGTCAGCCACGCCACAGATACTGCAAATGGAGAATGACGGCACCGATACGCTGACTCCGTCGCAGATTGTGCTCGATCAGAGTGCTCTGGATGTTGCCACGACCACTTGCAGCACCACCACGACAGTGGCTGCGGGTACGAATTGCGCGCTGGGAGTGCTCTTTGCGCCGACAACCATCACGGATGTGAACAATGTGAATCCGGTGGGTACGCTCACGGTGAAGTCGGACGCTTCCAACTCTCCCGATGTCATCTCGCTCACCGGCAGGGTGCTCTCAGTGGAACCCACGAAGGTGGTTCTGTCCTCGAGCAAGAACCCGTCCGGTCTGGGCGAATCGGTGACCTTCACTGCAATCGTCAGCGAGACGCAGGCATCCGGTTTGCCCACTGGAACGGTGACCTTCTATGACGGCACAACCGCTCTCGGCGGCGATGTCACGCTGGATAGCAACGGCATTGCCACCTTCACCACGACATCGTTGACGCTGGGATCGCACACGATCAACGCAACCTATAACGGTGATAACAACAACGCGTCGAGCACGGATTCTGTAACGCAGAGTGTTCTGCAAAACACGTCGACCGTTGTGGTGTCCTCATCGATTACCGCGGCTGTAAATCAGCCAGTGACGTTTACGGCGACCGTCAGTGCTACTACGGCGGTTACCAGCGGCACCGTGACCTTCTACGATGGCGCGACTGCCATCGGCGCAGGCACTGTGGGATCGAACAGCAAGGCCAGTTACACCATCTCCACGCTTACCGGCGGAACGCACAGCATTACGGCGAAGTTCGTGGGGGATGCCAACAATAGCGCCAGCACGTCTCCGGCGATACAGCAGATCACTACCAAGGCCGATGCCACGATTTCAGCGGGAGCAAATCCCACGACGATCACCGTGGGCCAGAGCACAACGCTGACGGCGACAGTCGCCAGTCCCAATGGCCCCGCGCCAACCGGCACCATCACGTTTGGGAATGGCGTCACGATTCTTGGCAGTGGTTCGATCGACGGCAGCGGTACGTTCTCGCTGCCAGTGGCCACTCTGCCCCCGGGAACCGATACCATCACGGCGACATACAGCGGCGACGATTACACCGCCGGCGGCAGGACTACCACCGTGGTTACAGTCAATCAGTTGACCACCGTCACGACACTGGGCAGCGATGGCAGCCCGTCTAACGGTGGTTCTGCCGTGACGCTGACGGCAAACGTATCGATGACGCCCGGCCAGACAGCAGTGGGCGCGATCACTGGCACCGTGACCTTCTATGACGGCGGAAGCCCGTTGCAGACAGTGCCACTGACAAACGGTGTTGCAACGCTTTCCACCACAGCACTCACCGTGGCTACACATTCGCTGACCGCGAAATACAACGGCAACACGAACTATGACGTGAGCACATCGTCTGTCTTCACGCAGGTGGTGCAGGCTACCAGTTCCAGTGTGGCTTTGCAGGTCAGTGCGAACAATATCCTCGCCGGCAAGTCTGTGACATTGACGGGAACAGTCACTGCCACCGGTGTGGTCAAGCCAACCGGTCAGATCACTTTCCTGGACGGTGCGACGACTCTGAACGTCGTCTCGATTGATGGGCAGGGTGTAGCGGCTATTTCGCTGAGCACCCTGGCAGTGGGCATCCACAGCATTACTGCAACCTACAGTGGTGACGGAAACTACGCCGGCTTCACTTCTGCGCCTGCTTCTGTCACGGTGACACTGGGTACGCCCACGCTGACACTGAACAGCTCCACTCTGCACACCACTTACAGCACGCCGATCACGTTGAGTATGAATCTGACCAGCAACGGCGTTCTTCAATCGAACCCGCAAGTGAAGTTGCTCGACAATGGTGGGCTTCTGAATACCACGACGGTGAACGGAGCTGGCAATGCGAGCTTCACAACGTCAGCACTTGTGGTGGGAACGCACACCATCACGGCGGAGTTCGCGGGTGACCAGAACAATTCTGCCGCGCAACAGAGCGTGACCATCGTCATTGATGGCGCGACAACCAACACCGTTCTGACCACGACCAATGCGTCTGCCGGTTATGGCGATACGGTGACGCTGCGTGCAGCTGTGAATAGCGGTGTGGCCAACCCGACTGGTAATGTCACCTTCCAGGAAGGCGCAAACGTTCTTGGCGTCGCTTCTGTGAGTTCCGGTGTGGCCTCGTTCAACACCAATACGCTGTCCGTAGGCCAGCACAACATTGTGGCGGTTTACTCAGGCGATGCAACGCATGCGGGTAGCACATCTGCTGTGCTGACGGAGTCGGTATTCGTGCAGACGCGCGTTTCCATCGCGTCCAGCGCGAACCCGGGCATTGGAGGAGCCTCACTGACGCTGACGGCCGGAGTTTCTGCTGCGGTATCAGTCAATGGTCTTGCAGCGCGACCTTCCGGCATCGTTACGTTCCTGGACGGTGCCACCAATATCGGAACAGGCACGCTGAACGCGGATGGCACAGCTACGCTGACGTTCTCAACGCTTGCCGTGGGAACGCATAGCCTGACTGCGGTGTATCGCGGCGACAGCACGTTCCAGGGCAGCACATCTAGTGCGCTGTCGCAGGTGATTCGCAATGCGGCGACGCAGACCGTGTTGTCCACCAGCGGTTCGCCCAGCCACTATGGCAACCCGGTCACCTTCACCGCCAACGTGACGGGTGAAAGCGTAATTCCCACTGGCAATGTGAAGTTCATGGACGGAACGGCTGCGCTGGGACAGGTTGCTCTGAACCATGGCACGGCGACGCTCACACTGACCACGTTGACGCCGGGCATGCATACCATCACCGCGTCGTACGCAGGGGATAGCAACAACTCTCCCTCTGTCTCAAGCGCTGTGACACAGCAGGTAACGCAGATACCGCAGTTCACGCTGGTGAGCAGCATTAACCCGGCTCTCACGCTGGATACACCTGTGCTGACCGCGACCATCAAGACGGGCGTCGCGCCAGTGCCCACCGGTAGCATCCGCTTCCTGGAAGGGACAACACTGCTCGGCACTGGCGTTCTGGATGCGAACGGCAATGCGTCCATCACGGCAGCCGCGTTTGCAGCAGGAACCCACGTGATCACCGCGCAATATGCAGGTGATGTGGCCACGGATGCCTCTACTTCAGCGGCACTGACGGAGGTGGTGAACCTGCGGGCTACGCAGACCTTGCTCACTTCCACGGCTGCCTCTGTGGCCACGAACGGAGTTCAGTCGCTGGTTGCGGTGGTGAAGGGGACCGGTCCTGTCGCACCGACGGGCATCGTTACCTTCTACTCCGGTGGCAAGTCAATCGGCTCCGGTCGCCTGGACGCAACGGGTGTGGCAACACTGAACGTGCAGAACACGGTTGTGGATGGAGCTTCGCTGACGGCAGGCTACAGTGGTGATTCGAACTACGCCCCCTCCACTTCTGCGCAGGTTCAGCTTCCCCCAACCAACGCCACAAACTTCACGCTGAGCCTGACACCTTCCACGCTCAACGTGCAGTCGAAAAAGTATGCAGAGACGTACCTGGTGATCAAGTCGCTGGGCGGATTCAGCGACACGCTGTCGCTGGGCTGCCTTGGCCTGCCCTGGGCGGCGACCTGCACCTTTGAGAAGCAAAGTGTGGGTCTACCCGCGGATGGTCAGGTAAAGATCAAGATCGTGGTGGACACCGGATCACCCCTGACTTCCGGCGGTGAAAGCGCAAGCAGCAGCATGCCCATGAGCAAAGGTCCGCTACTGGCCCTGCTGCCCGCAGGCGCACTGTTTGTGTGGTTGCTGCGTGGCAAGCGCCGTGTGCCGGCTCTGCTGATGCTGGTTCTGCTGACCATGCTGATCCCGGTAACGGGCTGCGGAACGCTGAATCAGAGCAGCACGCCTGCGGGTTCGTACACCTTCAGTGTGAGCGCATCCAGCAAGTCGGGCGTAACCCTGTCGCTGCCTGTCAGCCTGACGGTCACTCAGTGA
- a CDS encoding outer membrane beta-barrel protein, translated as MKKSILTLLGLLLYAAAVPAQATKATASGPGMYTTVGVAGSWYRSDYGNSNLYGPTVYVDAHFHRYVGLEAEARFLRWGGKQGIQQNTYLVGPRVSFRPQGWVPYVKMPVGLGTMRFPYGYGNGQYFAMAPGAGLEKWISNDNIHIRVVDVEYQVWPQFTFGTMKPYGISTGISFRVW; from the coding sequence ATGAAGAAAAGCATCCTCACTCTGCTGGGGCTGCTGCTGTACGCAGCAGCAGTTCCAGCTCAGGCGACCAAGGCCACTGCCTCTGGTCCGGGCATGTACACGACGGTGGGCGTTGCCGGCTCCTGGTACAGGAGCGACTACGGCAACTCGAATCTGTACGGTCCCACCGTCTACGTGGACGCTCACTTCCACCGTTATGTAGGCCTGGAAGCGGAAGCACGCTTTCTACGCTGGGGTGGCAAACAGGGCATACAACAAAACACCTATCTCGTTGGCCCGCGCGTCAGCTTCAGGCCGCAGGGATGGGTGCCTTATGTGAAGATGCCTGTCGGGCTGGGCACCATGCGTTTCCCCTACGGCTACGGCAACGGGCAATACTTTGCGATGGCACCGGGCGCGGGGTTGGAAAAGTGGATCTCCAATGACAACATCCACATCCGCGTGGTGGACGTGGAATACCAGGTGTGGCCACAGTTCACCTTCGGCACCATGAAGCCTTACGGCATCAGCACCGGCATCAGCTTCCGCGTCTGGTAA
- a CDS encoding KTSC domain-containing protein, giving the protein MVSIRAMRYDEVSQVLTVDFRNWGGTKRYFDVPPKEWAQLQAVFAKAAYLQNVIAHKHRSEALLAA; this is encoded by the coding sequence ATGGTTTCGATCCGGGCAATGCGCTATGACGAAGTAAGCCAGGTGCTGACGGTGGATTTCCGCAACTGGGGCGGCACCAAGCGGTATTTCGACGTGCCTCCCAAAGAATGGGCGCAACTGCAGGCGGTCTTTGCAAAGGCTGCATACCTGCAGAATGTGATTGCACATAAACATCGTTCCGAAGCTCTGCTGGCTGCCTGA
- a CDS encoding SGNH/GDSL hydrolase family protein encodes MKSLRLLPLLLGVCLSLPAQTWVGSWAASQQIPTGANALAATELQAATLRQIVHLSLGGEQLRIRIANTFGTVPLHLVAVHIAKPKSAADAAIDPATDRALSFDGKPDVVIPAGAEYLSDPIAFHATTSSDLAITIRYTDAPDVQTSHPGSRATSYLSHTAAVDAATMPDAKKFEHWFQINGVDVPASKDTATVVTLGDSITDGHGATDNGNDRWPDDLAARLLADAKTRSRGVLNHGLGGNRVLLDGQGPNALARFSRDVLAQPGVKYVIVFEGVNDLGMSTKDSEISPEEHAALVTHIIGAYQQMIDRAHSAGLKIYGATITPYQGFTFYHPTATNEADRQKINAWIRTPGHFDAVLDFDKIVADPTNPARLLPKFDSGDHLHPNQAAYHAIAESIPLSLFAK; translated from the coding sequence ATGAAAAGCCTCCGTCTCCTGCCCCTTCTCCTCGGCGTCTGTCTGTCTCTTCCCGCGCAGACATGGGTTGGCAGTTGGGCCGCGTCGCAACAGATTCCCACTGGTGCCAACGCATTGGCAGCGACTGAGTTACAGGCCGCCACGCTACGGCAGATCGTGCATCTTTCGTTGGGCGGCGAGCAGCTTCGGATCCGCATCGCCAATACGTTTGGCACCGTACCGCTGCATCTCGTCGCAGTACACATCGCCAAGCCGAAATCTGCAGCTGATGCGGCGATTGATCCTGCAACAGATCGCGCTTTGAGTTTTGACGGCAAGCCAGATGTCGTCATTCCAGCAGGCGCGGAATACCTATCTGATCCGATTGCATTTCACGCAACAACATCGTCCGATCTGGCCATCACGATTCGCTACACCGATGCGCCGGATGTTCAGACCAGCCATCCCGGATCGCGCGCAACGTCGTATCTTTCACACACCGCAGCGGTCGACGCGGCAACGATGCCGGATGCGAAGAAGTTTGAACACTGGTTCCAGATCAACGGCGTGGATGTTCCTGCTTCGAAAGACACCGCAACGGTCGTCACCCTGGGCGATTCCATTACCGACGGTCACGGAGCTACAGACAACGGCAACGATCGCTGGCCTGATGATCTCGCAGCACGTTTGCTGGCCGATGCCAAAACGCGTTCGCGCGGTGTGTTGAATCATGGACTCGGCGGCAATCGCGTGCTGCTCGACGGACAAGGGCCAAACGCGCTGGCACGCTTCAGCCGCGATGTTCTCGCACAACCCGGCGTGAAGTACGTCATCGTCTTTGAAGGCGTGAACGATCTCGGCATGTCCACAAAGGATTCGGAGATTTCTCCGGAAGAACACGCCGCGCTGGTGACACACATCATCGGTGCATATCAACAGATGATCGACCGCGCACATTCGGCAGGCTTAAAAATTTACGGAGCTACGATCACGCCTTATCAAGGATTCACCTTCTATCACCCAACCGCGACGAATGAAGCGGATCGCCAGAAGATCAACGCATGGATACGAACACCCGGACACTTCGATGCGGTCCTCGACTTCGACAAAATCGTCGCTGATCCTACAAACCCCGCGCGTCTATTGCCCAAGTTCGATTCCGGCGATCACCTCCATCCGAATCAAGCGGCGTACCACGCCATCGCAGAAAGCATTCCGCTGTCGTTGTTTGCGAAGTGA
- a CDS encoding SDR family NAD(P)-dependent oxidoreductase: MDLNGRTAVVIGGTSGIGKAIALGFAKAGADVVASSRSVEGVAQTAAEIRALGRKTIEATSDVQSRVSLEDLCIRVLADFPSVDILVNAAGITKREPTLDVVDDTWNNILDVNLTGTLRSCQVFGRHMIQQKRGRIINIASLSSFVAFMEVSAYCASKAAVASLTRSLAVEWSRHGVLVNAIAPGIFPTALNSKIIDSPRGQELKMRTPMDRFGTTDELVSTAIYLASDATSFTTGQIIAVDGGFLASGVNQ, encoded by the coding sequence ATGGACCTGAACGGACGCACAGCGGTTGTGATTGGCGGAACATCCGGCATCGGCAAGGCTATCGCGCTTGGTTTTGCGAAGGCGGGTGCGGATGTTGTCGCGTCTTCGCGTTCTGTCGAAGGTGTCGCGCAAACGGCAGCGGAGATTCGCGCGCTTGGCCGCAAGACCATTGAAGCAACTTCCGATGTGCAGTCTCGCGTGTCGCTGGAAGACCTTTGCATTCGCGTGCTGGCGGACTTCCCTTCCGTGGACATTCTTGTGAATGCCGCTGGAATTACGAAACGCGAGCCCACGCTGGATGTTGTGGACGATACGTGGAACAACATCCTGGACGTGAATCTCACAGGAACGCTGCGTAGTTGTCAGGTTTTTGGTCGTCACATGATTCAGCAGAAGCGCGGCCGCATTATCAACATTGCGTCGCTCTCAAGCTTTGTGGCGTTCATGGAAGTCTCTGCGTACTGCGCGAGTAAAGCTGCTGTGGCGTCGCTTACACGCTCGCTTGCGGTGGAATGGTCGCGGCATGGCGTGCTGGTGAATGCGATTGCACCCGGCATCTTTCCCACTGCGCTGAACAGCAAGATCATTGATAGCCCGCGCGGCCAGGAACTGAAGATGCGCACGCCGATGGATCGCTTCGGCACGACAGATGAACTGGTGAGCACCGCGATTTATCTTGCAAGCGATGCCACCAGCTTCACTACAGGACAGATCATTGCGGTGGATGGCGGCTTCCTTGCGAGTGGCGTGAATCAGTAA
- the murJ gene encoding murein biosynthesis integral membrane protein MurJ: MADTTSSQNTRGRASSAFSASLLLMVSALLSGVLGLVRGKLIAHFFGVSGAVDAYTGAFQLPDTISYLLIGGVASTTFVKLLTQYENEGRQTEGDLALSNVLNVMTVVLSAGLVLAGIFAPQYVRYVLELRNPETAQLCVQLTRILLVNQLLGFAGGIFGSRLLVRKIFIYQAVQPLLYNGGIIAGAILLHARFGVHSLAYGAVVGAFFGFFLTYVIGAYSIGMRWSPIFNLRDPALREWVKLSLPLMLGQSLVTLDPWIRNHFAGHTEGAISLMSYSRQLFNAPMNIIGPAAGAASLPFFASLWLKDKSAFNSAVNRSVSRLLAVSLLLTSVMIALAQPIIDVALRGGKFHGGDASAAASLFVLFCYSLVFWASQNLYARAFYAVGNTLTPMISGTVVTVLSLPVYALLFRTHGIAGLVIASDIGIAAHMIALAVLLNRKGMVRVADLEWSELGKSSLAAILGGCAAAFSLRYLPQGTTFVTALLRLATGTAAWLVVVVVMLLLTRSALPAVVLRRKRKPASAAAPLVEASDAPDR, translated from the coding sequence TTGGCGGACACGACCTCATCTCAGAACACACGCGGGCGCGCTTCTTCTGCGTTCTCCGCTTCGCTGCTGCTCATGGTCTCCGCGCTGTTGAGCGGTGTGCTTGGGCTGGTGCGCGGCAAACTCATCGCACACTTCTTTGGTGTGAGCGGTGCGGTGGATGCGTACACGGGCGCATTTCAGCTTCCGGACACCATCTCATATTTGCTGATTGGCGGCGTTGCTTCCACAACTTTTGTAAAGCTGCTGACGCAATATGAAAACGAAGGGCGACAGACAGAAGGCGATCTTGCGCTTTCCAATGTGCTCAACGTGATGACGGTCGTGTTGAGTGCAGGGCTGGTCCTTGCCGGTATCTTTGCACCACAGTACGTTCGCTACGTTTTGGAATTGCGCAATCCGGAGACGGCGCAACTCTGCGTGCAACTCACGCGCATTCTTCTGGTGAATCAGTTACTGGGATTTGCCGGCGGCATCTTCGGTTCGCGTCTGCTGGTGCGAAAGATCTTCATCTATCAGGCTGTGCAACCGCTGCTGTACAACGGCGGCATCATCGCGGGAGCCATCCTGCTGCATGCGCGGTTCGGAGTTCATTCGCTTGCGTACGGTGCAGTGGTGGGAGCGTTCTTTGGCTTCTTTCTCACGTACGTTATTGGTGCCTATTCCATTGGAATGCGTTGGTCGCCGATATTCAATCTACGTGATCCGGCGTTGCGCGAGTGGGTGAAGCTGAGCCTGCCGCTGATGCTGGGGCAATCGCTGGTGACGCTTGATCCTTGGATACGAAACCATTTTGCGGGCCACACAGAGGGCGCGATTTCGCTGATGAGTTATTCGCGCCAGCTGTTCAATGCGCCTATGAACATCATTGGACCTGCAGCGGGCGCGGCTTCCCTGCCATTCTTTGCGTCGCTTTGGTTGAAGGATAAGTCTGCGTTCAACTCTGCAGTAAACCGATCTGTTTCGCGACTTCTGGCTGTGAGTCTGTTGCTTACATCTGTGATGATTGCGCTGGCGCAGCCCATCATTGATGTTGCATTGCGTGGCGGAAAGTTCCACGGCGGCGATGCTTCGGCGGCGGCATCACTGTTTGTTTTGTTTTGCTATTCGCTAGTCTTCTGGGCATCGCAGAACCTGTATGCGCGTGCGTTTTACGCTGTTGGCAACACGCTTACGCCTATGATCTCTGGCACCGTTGTTACGGTGCTTTCGCTGCCGGTGTATGCATTGCTTTTCCGCACACATGGAATTGCGGGATTGGTCATTGCGTCAGACATTGGCATTGCTGCGCACATGATTGCGCTGGCTGTCCTGCTGAATCGTAAGGGCATGGTGCGTGTTGCCGACCTGGAATGGAGTGAGCTTGGCAAGTCTTCGCTGGCCGCCATTCTTGGTGGATGCGCCGCTGCATTCTCGCTGCGTTATCTGCCGCAGGGAACGACATTTGTTACGGCTCTGCTGCGACTGGCCACGGGGACAGCGGCGTGGCTTGTTGTAGTGGTTGTCATGCTGTTGCTTACACGTTCTGCACTGCCTGCAGTTGTTCTGCGTAGAAAGAGGAAGCCGGCTTCTGCTGCTGCGCCGTTGGTTGAGGCATCCGATGCACCCGACCGATAG
- a CDS encoding GNAT family N-acetyltransferase, whose protein sequence is MHPTDSARLRFRTWRDEDLPLAIALWTDDDVMRHMGGARSVAQAEERFHEECANQQRYDFQYWPIFSLETGEHAGCAGLRPFHCSLDELEIGVHVARPFWSGRYGEEAARAVMTHAWAHTAASAIVAGHGPDNANSQALIERLGFVYTHHEPWGPHQRMHPYYRSDRPL, encoded by the coding sequence ATGCACCCGACCGATAGCGCGCGTCTGCGTTTTCGTACATGGCGCGACGAGGACCTTCCGCTGGCCATTGCTCTCTGGACGGACGACGATGTGATGCGGCACATGGGCGGCGCTCGTTCCGTTGCGCAGGCTGAAGAGCGTTTCCATGAAGAGTGCGCTAACCAGCAGAGGTATGACTTTCAATACTGGCCAATATTTTCGTTGGAGACAGGCGAGCATGCTGGATGTGCGGGGCTTCGTCCGTTTCACTGCTCACTGGATGAACTTGAAATCGGTGTGCACGTTGCACGGCCATTCTGGAGCGGACGCTATGGCGAAGAAGCCGCACGCGCAGTGATGACGCATGCGTGGGCCCACACAGCGGCTTCGGCGATTGTTGCAGGGCATGGTCCGGATAACGCAAACTCGCAGGCACTGATTGAGCGGCTAGGGTTCGTGTATACCCACCACGAACCCTGGGGACCGCATCAACGCATGCATCCGTACTATCGGTCGGACCGGCCTCTGTAG